The following proteins are co-located in the Streptomyces sp. DT2A-34 genome:
- a CDS encoding MFS transporter: MRRIHVGNALSAFGLGFTVPYLYVYVAQVRGLGSMTAGLVLAVFAVAALVVLPFAGRAIVRRGPLPVLLAALVTAAVGSLSLGLAGGASAVLMSAVALGAGQAVMQPALATMIVDCSSAETRSRAFATQFFLQNLGLGVGGLIGGHLVDASSVSSFTLLFAVEAAMFLVLVVVMSTVRMPRAPRIEGAPGGRSAKGSWKQLLGNRAMVQLCVLGFVLFFACYGQFESGLAAYGVEAAGVSTSALGTALAANTAMIVVAQFAVLKFVERRRRSRVIAAVGLIWAVAWVAAGYAGLGHGSQEMATAAFISTYALFGLGEAMLSPTVAPLVADLAPEGMAGQYNSAFALVKQLALAVGPAVGGPMGASLHGPYVVTFLVFSLGITYLAVRLGRRLSAVQDQPWLGKSRVVAQGAAAAAGAARSRA; this comes from the coding sequence ATGCGCCGGATCCACGTGGGCAACGCACTCAGCGCGTTCGGGCTCGGTTTCACCGTCCCCTACCTGTACGTCTATGTGGCGCAGGTGCGGGGGCTGGGTTCCATGACGGCGGGGCTCGTCCTCGCCGTCTTCGCCGTGGCCGCGCTGGTCGTGCTGCCGTTCGCCGGGCGGGCGATCGTCCGGCGTGGCCCGCTGCCGGTGCTGCTCGCCGCTCTGGTCACTGCCGCGGTCGGGTCGCTGAGCCTGGGGCTCGCGGGGGGTGCGTCGGCCGTACTGATGTCGGCGGTCGCGCTCGGGGCGGGGCAGGCCGTGATGCAGCCGGCGCTCGCGACGATGATCGTGGACTGCTCCTCTGCGGAGACTCGGTCGCGGGCGTTCGCGACGCAGTTCTTTCTGCAGAACCTGGGGCTGGGGGTCGGCGGTCTGATCGGTGGGCACCTCGTCGACGCGTCGAGTGTCTCGTCGTTCACGTTGTTGTTCGCTGTCGAGGCGGCGATGTTCCTGGTGCTCGTCGTGGTGATGTCGACTGTGCGGATGCCTCGTGCGCCGCGGATCGAGGGGGCGCCGGGGGGCCGGTCGGCGAAGGGGAGCTGGAAGCAGTTGCTCGGGAATCGGGCGATGGTGCAGCTGTGTGTGCTGGGGTTCGTGCTGTTCTTCGCTTGCTACGGGCAGTTCGAGTCGGGGCTCGCTGCGTACGGGGTCGAGGCGGCTGGGGTTTCCACGTCGGCGCTCGGTACCGCGCTGGCGGCCAACACCGCGATGATCGTGGTGGCTCAGTTCGCCGTGCTGAAGTTCGTCGAGCGGCGGAGGCGGTCGCGGGTGATCGCGGCTGTGGGGCTGATCTGGGCTGTGGCTTGGGTCGCGGCGGGGTATGCGGGGCTGGGGCACGGGAGTCAGGAGATGGCGACGGCTGCCTTCATCTCGACGTATGCGCTGTTCGGGCTGGGTGAGGCGATGTTGTCTCCTACGGTTGCTCCGCTGGTGGCGGACTTGGCTCCGGAGGGGATGGCTGGGCAGTACAACTCTGCGTTTGCCCTGGTGAAGCAGCTTGCGTTGGCGGTGGGGCCGGCGGTGGGTGGGCCCATGGGGGCGTCGCTGCATGGGCCGTATGTCGTGACGTTTCTGGTGTTCTCGTTGGGGATCACGTATCTCGCTGTGCGGCTGGGGCGTCGGCTCAGTGCCGTGCAGGATCAGCCGTGGTTGGGGAAGAGTCGGGTGGTGGCGCAGGGGGCTGCGGCGGCTGCGGGGGCGGCTCGCTCGCGTGCCTGA
- a CDS encoding TetR/AcrR family transcriptional regulator encodes MHVQDSRWSSASAIASGGGAVGGTMSAAAGSVRGDSSRTTPLRVDAQRNLEHVLRAAREVFGELGYGAPMEDVARRARVGVGTVYRRFPSKDVLVRRIAEEETSRLTDQARAALGQEDEPWSALSRFLRTSVASGAGRLLPPQVLRVGVAEDGTVLEEARVPQQRTQPGAGELRLVPEQPAAVTANAVDDAGAAALLDVVGQLVQRARAAGELRADVSVSDVLLVIATAAPSLPDAAQQAAASARLLDILLEGLRSRPQA; translated from the coding sequence ATGCATGTTCAGGATTCTCGTTGGTCTTCCGCGTCCGCCATCGCATCGGGCGGCGGAGCGGTGGGCGGCACGATGAGCGCGGCGGCGGGCAGTGTGCGCGGGGACAGCTCGCGTACGACGCCGCTGCGCGTGGACGCACAGCGCAATCTGGAGCACGTGCTGCGTGCGGCGCGTGAGGTCTTCGGCGAGCTGGGGTACGGCGCGCCGATGGAGGATGTGGCGCGGCGCGCGCGGGTCGGCGTCGGGACGGTGTACCGGCGTTTCCCGAGCAAGGACGTCCTGGTGCGCCGGATAGCCGAGGAGGAGACCTCCCGGCTGACCGACCAGGCGCGTGCGGCGCTCGGCCAGGAGGACGAGCCGTGGTCGGCGCTCTCGCGCTTCCTGCGCACGTCGGTGGCCTCGGGCGCCGGGCGGCTGCTGCCGCCGCAGGTGCTGCGGGTCGGGGTCGCCGAGGACGGCACCGTGCTGGAGGAGGCCCGGGTGCCGCAGCAGCGGACGCAGCCGGGCGCGGGTGAGCTGCGGTTGGTGCCGGAGCAGCCTGCGGCGGTGACGGCGAACGCGGTGGACGACGCCGGGGCGGCGGCACTGCTCGACGTGGTGGGCCAGCTCGTGCAGCGGGCGCGCGCGGCGGGCGAGCTGCGGGCCGACGTGTCGGTGTCGGACGTCCTGCTGGTGATCGCGACGGCGGCGCCCTCGCTGCCGGATGCGGCGCAGCAGGCGGCGGCCTCGGCGCGGTTGCTGGACATCCTGCTGGAGGGGTTGCGGTCGCGGCCTCAGGCGTGA
- a CDS encoding GNAT family N-acetyltransferase — MSTTNPGAYIIRSIRADEWPAAKELRLAALRDPVAPIAYLTTYEEAVAQPDAFWQERAAGACEGAEKAQTIIAEGPDGRWVGTLTVLVEEPGTTDWAGFPVERKQGHVVAVFVRPEERGIGLTEVLFDAALQWSWARGAERVRLIVHEENGRAQRFYRKVGFVPSGLTVPLAGKPGESELEFVLERP, encoded by the coding sequence ATGAGCACCACGAATCCCGGGGCCTACATCATCCGGTCCATACGCGCCGATGAGTGGCCGGCCGCGAAGGAGCTGCGGCTTGCCGCGCTGCGGGACCCGGTCGCGCCGATCGCCTATCTGACGACCTATGAGGAGGCCGTGGCCCAGCCCGACGCCTTCTGGCAGGAGCGGGCCGCCGGGGCCTGCGAGGGGGCCGAGAAGGCGCAGACCATCATCGCCGAGGGGCCGGACGGGCGGTGGGTCGGGACGCTGACCGTGCTGGTCGAGGAGCCGGGGACGACCGACTGGGCGGGGTTTCCGGTGGAGCGTAAGCAGGGGCATGTCGTCGCTGTGTTCGTACGGCCCGAGGAGCGCGGGATCGGGCTGACCGAGGTGCTGTTCGACGCCGCTCTGCAGTGGTCGTGGGCGCGCGGTGCGGAGCGCGTGCGGCTGATCGTGCATGAGGAGAACGGGCGGGCCCAGCGGTTCTACCGGAAGGTCGGGTTCGTGCCGAGCGGGCTCACGGTGCCGCTCGCCGGGAAGCCGGGGGAGTCCGAGCTGGAGTTCGTCCTCGAGCGGCCGTGA
- a CDS encoding sigma-70 family RNA polymerase sigma factor: protein MSVDGRDESLGDGDSATPQVPSQGGRADLPPGGMPAGGRSQGRAEGGVPAQRDRREDSTLPPPRELLPSDADLIGRMRSGDDTAYEELYRRHAGAVRRYARTCCRDAHTADDLTAEVFARMLQAVRGGSGPEHAVRAYLLTSIRRAAADWTRSARREQLVDDFAVFAAQSARVSEVSDDDTLDLGADVRALHEAEQSLAMQAFRSLPERWQAVLWHTEVEDESPSEVATLFGLDANGTRVLASRAREGLKQAYLQAHVSASLAGDEECARYADRLGAYARGSLRTRAERGLRKHLDECAKCRLAAGQIKEVASGIPAVVPIAVIGWFGAAGYAKAAGLIAGGAGAGAAGAAGATAAAGGGSSSGAAGGAGAAGGSSGGASSGGGAAASEGLGAPLKAGLAAGVVAVGVAAAIVLALAGNDQPADKTDAKQPPVPSPIVEETPTPEPSKEEPAPEPPAQEPPAIVPAAEPKPDPTPTPTPTPTPSPTPSPTPKPSPTPTPAPTPTPTPTPTPPPPPAPAVYQWSELSYDLAGDGTEPEMRLGESSWMWQRYGVSIADKQYAHGVTVHGRSSVTIDLNRECSAYDAMVGVDDTNLGLGEFSFSVYADGVRLWRSAVLKGGDAAVPVHVNLTGRRTVRLVVEPHSTFDTLLLADWAESKFSCG from the coding sequence ATGAGCGTTGACGGTCGGGACGAGTCACTCGGCGACGGTGACTCGGCGACTCCGCAGGTGCCGAGTCAGGGCGGACGGGCGGACCTGCCGCCGGGTGGCATGCCCGCGGGAGGCCGCTCTCAGGGGCGCGCGGAGGGCGGCGTCCCGGCTCAGCGCGACCGGCGCGAGGACAGCACGCTGCCGCCGCCGCGCGAGCTGCTGCCGTCGGACGCCGACCTGATCGGGCGGATGCGCTCCGGCGACGACACCGCCTACGAGGAGCTGTACCGGCGCCACGCGGGAGCGGTGCGCCGGTACGCGCGCACCTGCTGCCGTGACGCCCACACCGCGGACGACCTCACCGCCGAGGTCTTCGCCCGCATGCTCCAGGCGGTACGCGGCGGCTCCGGCCCCGAGCACGCCGTACGCGCGTATCTGCTCACCTCGATCCGGCGGGCCGCCGCGGACTGGACGAGGTCGGCGCGGCGGGAGCAGCTCGTCGACGACTTCGCGGTGTTCGCCGCGCAGTCCGCGCGCGTGTCCGAAGTGTCGGATGACGACACACTCGACCTCGGCGCGGACGTGCGGGCGTTGCACGAGGCCGAGCAGTCCCTGGCCATGCAGGCCTTCCGGTCACTACCGGAGCGCTGGCAGGCGGTGCTGTGGCACACCGAGGTCGAGGACGAGTCGCCGAGCGAGGTCGCCACGCTCTTCGGGCTCGACGCCAACGGCACGCGCGTGCTCGCCAGCCGCGCCCGCGAAGGGCTCAAGCAGGCCTACCTCCAGGCCCACGTCAGCGCCAGCCTCGCCGGCGACGAGGAGTGCGCCCGTTACGCCGACCGGCTCGGCGCCTACGCCCGCGGCAGCCTGCGCACCCGTGCCGAACGCGGTCTGCGCAAGCACCTGGACGAGTGCGCCAAGTGCCGGCTGGCCGCGGGCCAGATCAAGGAAGTCGCCAGCGGTATCCCCGCCGTCGTACCGATCGCGGTCATCGGCTGGTTCGGCGCCGCCGGGTACGCCAAGGCGGCCGGGCTCATCGCCGGTGGTGCCGGGGCGGGCGCGGCCGGTGCGGCGGGGGCGACCGCCGCGGCGGGCGGCGGTTCGTCGAGCGGTGCCGCGGGTGGGGCCGGGGCGGCGGGCGGCAGTTCCGGCGGGGCGAGCAGCGGGGGCGGCGCGGCCGCTTCCGAAGGGCTCGGCGCGCCGTTGAAGGCCGGTCTCGCGGCCGGTGTGGTCGCCGTTGGCGTGGCGGCGGCGATCGTGCTCGCGCTGGCCGGCAACGACCAACCGGCCGACAAGACGGACGCCAAGCAACCCCCCGTCCCCTCCCCCATCGTCGAGGAGACGCCGACGCCCGAACCGTCGAAGGAGGAGCCGGCCCCGGAGCCGCCGGCCCAAGAGCCACCGGCGATCGTCCCGGCCGCGGAGCCGAAGCCCGACCCGACACCCACTCCGACGCCTACGCCTACGCCGTCGCCCACACCCAGTCCGACGCCCAAGCCTTCCCCGACTCCGACCCCTGCCCCCACCCCGACGCCGACGCCGACACCGACTCCGCCGCCTCCGCCCGCCCCGGCCGTCTACCAGTGGAGCGAGCTGTCGTACGACCTCGCCGGCGACGGCACCGAGCCCGAGATGCGGCTCGGCGAGAGCAGCTGGATGTGGCAGCGGTACGGCGTGTCGATCGCCGACAAGCAGTACGCGCACGGCGTCACCGTGCACGGCCGGTCCTCCGTCACCATCGACCTCAACCGGGAGTGCTCCGCCTACGACGCGATGGTCGGCGTCGACGACACGAACCTGGGGCTCGGCGAGTTCTCCTTCTCGGTCTACGCCGACGGCGTCCGGCTGTGGCGGTCCGCGGTGCTCAAGGGCGGGGACGCGGCGGTGCCGGTCCATGTGAACCTCACCGGGCGCCGGACCGTACGGCTCGTGGTCGAGCCGCACAGCACCTTCGACACCCTGCTGCTGGCGGACTGGGCGGAGTCGAAGTTCAGCTGCGGGTAG
- a CDS encoding NAD(P)/FAD-dependent oxidoreductase — protein sequence MVKERARILVVGGGYVGMYTALRLQQRLKQELGRGEAEITLVTPDPYMTYQPFLPEAAAGSISPRHVVVPLRRVLPQCRIIIGEATAIDHAKRTATLSTLASEEEGTGSEQLSYDELVLAPGSVSRTLPIPGLADHGIGFKTVEEAIGLRNHVIEQMDIASSTRDPAIRDAALTFVFVGGGYAGVEALGELEDMARYATRYYHNVRPEDMKWILVEASDRILPEVGEDMGRYTVTELRRRNIDVRLHTRLESCVDRVAVLSDGARFPTRTVVWTAGVKPHPILAATDLPLNERGRLKCTPELTIEGTTHAWAAGDAASVPDVSAADPGKECAPNAQHALRQAKVLGDNIAHTLRGEPLETYAHKYAGSVASLGFHQGVAHVYGRKLKGYPAWFMHRVYHLSRVPTFNRKARVLAEWTLSGLFKREVVSLGSLEHPRAEFELAAGGKAPHNPEGDPKGSS from the coding sequence ATGGTGAAGGAACGTGCGCGCATTCTCGTTGTCGGCGGCGGCTACGTCGGGATGTACACGGCCCTGCGCCTCCAGCAGAGGCTGAAACAGGAACTGGGGCGGGGCGAAGCGGAGATCACGCTCGTCACTCCCGACCCATACATGACGTATCAGCCTTTCCTCCCCGAAGCGGCCGCAGGCTCCATCTCCCCGCGCCACGTGGTCGTACCGCTGCGCCGCGTCCTGCCCCAGTGCCGGATCATCATCGGCGAGGCCACGGCCATCGACCACGCCAAGCGCACCGCGACCCTCTCCACCCTGGCCTCGGAGGAGGAGGGCACAGGCAGCGAACAGCTCTCCTACGACGAACTGGTCCTCGCCCCCGGCTCCGTCTCGCGCACCCTCCCCATCCCCGGCCTCGCCGACCACGGCATCGGCTTCAAGACCGTCGAAGAGGCCATCGGCCTGCGCAACCACGTCATCGAGCAGATGGACATCGCCTCCTCCACCCGCGACCCGGCGATCCGCGACGCGGCCCTCACCTTCGTCTTCGTCGGCGGCGGCTACGCGGGCGTGGAGGCGCTCGGCGAACTCGAGGACATGGCCCGCTATGCCACGCGCTACTACCACAACGTCCGCCCCGAGGACATGAAGTGGATCCTCGTCGAGGCCTCGGACCGCATCCTGCCCGAGGTCGGCGAGGACATGGGCCGCTACACCGTCACCGAACTGCGCCGCCGCAACATCGACGTACGCCTGCACACCCGCCTGGAATCCTGCGTGGACCGCGTCGCCGTCCTCAGCGACGGCGCCCGCTTCCCGACCCGTACGGTCGTCTGGACGGCCGGCGTCAAACCGCACCCGATCCTCGCCGCGACCGACCTGCCACTCAATGAGCGCGGTCGGCTGAAGTGCACCCCGGAGCTGACCATCGAGGGCACCACGCACGCGTGGGCCGCGGGAGACGCCGCCTCCGTCCCCGACGTCAGCGCCGCCGATCCCGGCAAGGAGTGCGCCCCCAACGCCCAGCACGCCCTGCGCCAGGCCAAGGTGCTGGGCGACAACATCGCCCACACCCTGCGCGGCGAGCCCCTGGAGACGTACGCCCACAAGTACGCGGGGTCGGTCGCCTCCCTCGGCTTCCACCAGGGCGTCGCCCACGTCTACGGACGCAAGCTGAAGGGCTACCCTGCCTGGTTCATGCACCGCGTCTACCACCTGAGCAGGGTGCCGACCTTCAACCGAAAGGCCCGCGTCCTGGCCGAGTGGACCCTGTCGGGGCTCTTCAAGAGGGAGGTCGTCTCCCTCGGTTCGCTCGAACATCCCCGAGCGGAGTTCGAACTCGCGGCCGGTGGAAAGGCTCCTCACAACCCGGAAGGCGACCCGAAGGGGTCGTCCTGA
- a CDS encoding MarR family winged helix-turn-helix transcriptional regulator, translated as MGDTPDISEPTLEEQIAAYQREFQDLDPQVEKIVSALSRLNRRMNVAYGRQTAALGISNAEWEVLKALVLSGAPYRMGPSDIAKRLGLTPAAMTHRIDRMVTEGLVTRERDESNRVRVIVELTVEGREKWLEAMRLASVFEEDLLQDLSADERTALGEVLTRLLRRVEHAQPDAGGRLSDLD; from the coding sequence ATGGGCGACACCCCGGACATCAGCGAACCGACACTCGAAGAACAGATCGCCGCCTACCAGCGGGAGTTCCAGGACCTCGACCCCCAGGTCGAGAAGATCGTCTCCGCGCTGTCCCGCCTGAACCGCCGCATGAACGTCGCCTACGGCCGCCAGACCGCCGCCCTCGGCATCAGCAACGCCGAGTGGGAAGTCCTCAAGGCCCTCGTCCTTTCCGGCGCCCCCTATCGCATGGGCCCCAGCGACATCGCCAAGCGCCTTGGCCTCACCCCGGCCGCCATGACCCACCGAATCGACCGCATGGTCACCGAGGGCCTGGTCACCAGGGAGCGTGACGAGTCCAATCGCGTCCGCGTGATCGTGGAGCTGACCGTGGAAGGCCGAGAGAAGTGGCTCGAAGCGATGCGTCTGGCCTCTGTCTTCGAGGAGGACCTCCTCCAGGACCTCTCCGCGGATGAACGCACCGCCCTCGGCGAGGTCCTCACCCGCCTGCTCCGCAGGGTGGAACACGCCCAGCCGGACGCCGGCGGACGCCTCAGCGACCTGGACTGA
- a CDS encoding asparagine synthase-related protein: MRWLVGWSSTAAVAAAIGSAGATGGDGETVHPVGSQLLWGDPDPLWAVGDWRPDEVRVVKADEQTRIAVLGTCGASDEQLRVGLFAARGGALRHLTAWSGSYTAVVQVGRRVTVCGDLAGARPVFYTPWAGGTAYSTAALPLADLIEANLDFGHLAALLAAPDVPAALHDSTPYDGVRRIPPGHALILRAGAREIAGYEAVASLAVAAPTADPDSAVDAVRDALVEAVRARLSAPRHVPGADIDPGPVPGMGPAERRAARGMPVPGIGADLSGGPASGTLALLAAGLPGMPGTVLGHGTGAGERLLAVTFNDLAVGGREAELERAGTLAANPRLHHVVVTGGEETLPYADLDGPLTDEPGPSLVTAARHRARLASGSADHFTGYGARQVLDAHPARLADLLMDRKRRHLVRPVAALAKADGSVLVPARVYGAARKLSRTPYRTGLESLADRLLHRRFEEPGGAVGASLAALTWARPGPAARWLTGEALAEVSVRLQAATSRNGVGPGQRPGDYRARAALARHASDLRVLEQAAEIRFQRLHTPFLDNQVVRACRALPEALRVQPGARAAILRTVLEGAGVADLPPGWGAPSHAPTAVAARTGLRVAADSLMALFGTPLLAQAGLVEARVVRKALRAAAEGEPLPLDGLADLVSLELWLRRLLARRGTCWTGTPARQRAVPAGIRPQRGALGAGAAGRA; the protein is encoded by the coding sequence ATGCGGTGGTTGGTGGGATGGAGCAGCACCGCCGCGGTGGCCGCCGCGATCGGCTCCGCGGGGGCCACCGGAGGCGACGGCGAGACCGTGCACCCGGTGGGGTCCCAACTGCTGTGGGGCGACCCGGATCCGCTGTGGGCGGTCGGCGACTGGCGCCCGGACGAGGTGCGCGTGGTCAAGGCCGACGAGCAGACCCGGATCGCGGTCCTCGGCACCTGCGGGGCGAGCGACGAGCAACTGCGGGTCGGCCTGTTCGCCGCGCGCGGAGGGGCACTTCGGCATCTGACGGCGTGGTCCGGCAGCTACACGGCCGTCGTCCAGGTCGGCCGCCGGGTCACCGTGTGCGGCGATCTGGCCGGCGCACGGCCCGTGTTCTACACCCCCTGGGCGGGCGGTACGGCGTACTCGACGGCCGCGCTCCCGCTCGCCGACCTCATCGAGGCCAACCTCGACTTCGGCCACCTCGCCGCACTGCTCGCCGCCCCCGACGTACCGGCGGCCCTGCACGACTCCACCCCGTACGACGGCGTACGACGCATTCCGCCGGGGCATGCGCTGATCCTGCGCGCCGGGGCACGCGAGATCGCCGGGTACGAAGCGGTCGCCTCGCTGGCGGTGGCGGCGCCGACGGCGGACCCGGACAGCGCGGTGGACGCCGTACGGGACGCCCTGGTGGAGGCGGTACGCGCGCGTCTGTCCGCACCTCGCCATGTCCCCGGCGCCGACATAGACCCGGGCCCGGTCCCGGGCATGGGCCCCGCCGAACGGCGTGCCGCGCGCGGGATGCCGGTACCGGGCATCGGCGCGGACCTGTCCGGCGGCCCGGCCTCAGGAACTCTCGCCCTCCTGGCCGCCGGCCTCCCGGGAATGCCGGGGACGGTGCTGGGCCACGGCACGGGCGCGGGGGAGCGGTTGCTGGCGGTCACCTTCAACGACTTGGCGGTGGGGGGCCGCGAGGCGGAGCTGGAACGCGCGGGCACCTTGGCGGCCAACCCCCGGCTGCACCACGTAGTGGTCACCGGCGGCGAGGAGACGCTGCCGTACGCCGACCTGGACGGCCCGCTGACGGACGAGCCGGGCCCGAGCCTGGTGACGGCGGCGAGGCACCGCGCACGCCTGGCGTCCGGCAGCGCGGACCACTTCACCGGTTACGGCGCCCGCCAGGTCCTGGACGCCCACCCGGCCCGCTTGGCCGACCTCCTGATGGACCGCAAACGCCGCCACCTGGTCCGCCCGGTCGCGGCCCTGGCGAAGGCGGACGGCTCGGTCCTGGTCCCCGCGCGCGTGTACGGCGCGGCACGCAAACTGTCCCGCACCCCCTACCGAACAGGCCTGGAATCCCTGGCGGACCGCCTCCTCCACCGCCGCTTCGAGGAACCCGGAGGTGCCGTAGGGGCGTCGCTCGCCGCGCTCACCTGGGCCAGACCGGGCCCGGCGGCCCGCTGGCTGACCGGCGAGGCGCTGGCTGAAGTATCGGTTCGTCTGCAAGCGGCGACGAGCCGCAACGGCGTGGGCCCCGGTCAACGCCCCGGCGACTACCGCGCGCGTGCGGCACTGGCCCGCCACGCGTCCGACCTACGAGTCCTGGAACAAGCCGCTGAGATCCGCTTCCAGCGCCTCCACACCCCGTTCCTCGACAACCAGGTCGTCCGCGCCTGCCGAGCCCTCCCCGAGGCCCTGCGCGTCCAGCCCGGCGCCCGCGCCGCGATCCTCCGTACGGTCCTGGAAGGCGCCGGAGTCGCCGACCTCCCCCCGGGCTGGGGCGCCCCGTCACACGCGCCGACGGCGGTCGCGGCCCGAACGGGCCTGAGGGTGGCCGCGGACTCGTTGATGGCCCTCTTCGGCACCCCTCTCCTCGCCCAAGCGGGCTTGGTGGAGGCCCGCGTGGTCCGCAAGGCCCTCCGCGCGGCAGCCGAGGGCGAACCCCTCCCCCTCGACGGCCTGGCCGACCTGGTCTCCCTGGAACTGTGGCTACGCCGCCTACTGGCCCGCCGAGGCACCTGCTGGACGGGCACACCGGCCCGACAGCGGGCGGTACCGGCGGGGATCAGGCCGCAGCGGGGGGCGCTGGGGGCGGGGGCGGCGGGGCGGGCGTAG
- a CDS encoding SpoIIE family protein phosphatase — MNFTRWSARLPGTQRRAAARTEPAAVTQDRRGESPGAVPAARAEQLTDEAEPIPAVDELPVREVLDRVPALVALVHGSDHRLAYVNDAYVAAFGLRPPGEPAREALPELAELGLLPLLDQVLRSGKPRTLKSRKAPDGRSYTFTCTPVTEGDGGVLVFATDVTDHAEAAERLRASERRQRETAVTLQRSLLPQELEEPDDLRVAATYHPGGTEAAVGGDWYDVITLGGGRTALVIGDVMGRGVRAAAVMGQLRTAVRAYARLDLPPHEVLQLLDGLATEIDANQIATCVYAVHDPNEGRLVYASAGHLPILVRDESGAVQRADEPTGPPLGTGGWMHASGSIALGPGSTAVLYTDGLVERRDEDLDEGIASLERALAGATGTPQVICDRLVRTAGVTADHDDDVAVLVLQHPARTGPDSELFRNAALELLGGIEAAPRARAFASGVLTSWRFPTDLHDLGVLAASELVANSLQHGTPPMRLRLRRTDRRLIIEVTDGDDHLPRRRRAEPGDESGRGIAIVATVASAWGSRRTPGGGKAVWCEFALPKQPPEPPRPQPIRHP, encoded by the coding sequence GTGAACTTCACGCGCTGGAGCGCCCGGCTCCCCGGAACGCAGCGCCGCGCCGCAGCGCGGACCGAACCCGCGGCGGTCACCCAGGACCGCCGGGGAGAGAGCCCGGGCGCCGTCCCCGCGGCCCGCGCCGAACAACTCACCGACGAGGCCGAGCCGATCCCCGCGGTGGACGAACTGCCGGTCCGTGAGGTCCTGGACCGAGTCCCGGCCCTGGTCGCCCTGGTCCACGGCTCCGACCACCGCCTGGCCTACGTCAACGACGCCTACGTGGCAGCCTTCGGCCTGCGCCCCCCGGGCGAACCGGCCCGCGAGGCCCTCCCCGAACTGGCCGAACTGGGCCTGCTCCCCCTCCTCGACCAGGTCCTGCGCAGCGGCAAGCCCCGCACCCTCAAGTCCCGCAAGGCCCCCGACGGCCGCTCCTACACCTTCACCTGCACCCCCGTGACGGAGGGCGACGGCGGCGTCCTCGTCTTCGCCACGGACGTCACCGACCACGCGGAAGCCGCCGAGCGCCTGCGCGCCAGCGAACGCCGCCAACGCGAAACGGCCGTCACCCTCCAACGCTCCCTCCTCCCCCAGGAGCTCGAAGAGCCGGACGACCTGCGCGTCGCCGCCACCTACCACCCCGGCGGCACGGAGGCCGCGGTCGGCGGCGACTGGTACGACGTGATCACCCTCGGCGGCGGCCGTACGGCCCTGGTGATCGGCGACGTCATGGGCAGAGGCGTACGAGCAGCCGCGGTCATGGGCCAACTCCGTACGGCGGTGAGGGCATACGCCCGCCTGGACCTCCCCCCGCACGAGGTGTTGCAGCTACTGGACGGCCTGGCGACGGAAATCGACGCCAACCAGATCGCCACCTGCGTCTACGCCGTCCACGACCCGAACGAGGGCCGCCTGGTGTACGCCTCCGCCGGCCACCTCCCGATCCTGGTCCGCGACGAGAGCGGCGCGGTCCAACGCGCCGACGAACCGACCGGCCCACCCCTCGGCACGGGCGGCTGGATGCACGCCTCCGGCTCGATCGCCCTGGGCCCCGGCTCCACGGCGGTCCTCTACACCGACGGCCTGGTGGAACGCAGGGACGAGGACCTGGACGAGGGAATCGCCTCCCTGGAACGAGCCCTGGCCGGCGCGACCGGCACCCCCCAGGTCATCTGCGACCGCCTGGTCCGCACAGCAGGCGTGACAGCAGACCACGACGACGACGTAGCAGTCCTGGTCCTCCAGCACCCGGCCCGCACGGGCCCCGACAGCGAGCTCTTCCGCAACGCGGCCCTGGAACTCCTCGGCGGCATCGAAGCGGCCCCACGCGCGCGTGCCTTCGCCTCCGGCGTCCTCACGAGCTGGCGCTTCCCGACCGACCTCCACGACCTGGGCGTCCTGGCGGCCAGCGAACTCGTCGCCAACTCCCTCCAACACGGCACCCCACCCATGCGCCTACGCCTGCGCCGAACCGACCGCCGCCTGATCATCGAGGTCACCGACGGCGACGACCACCTCCCACGCCGCCGCCGCGCCGAACCGGGCGACGAATCAGGCCGAGGCATCGCCATCGTCGCCACCGTGGCCTCCGCCTGGGGCTCACGGAGAACCCCGGGCGGCGGAAAGGCAGTGTGGTGCGAGTTCGCCCTACCGAAACAGCCCCCCGAGCCCCCAAGACCCCAGCCCATCCGGCACCCCTAG